The Biomphalaria glabrata chromosome 13, xgBioGlab47.1, whole genome shotgun sequence sequence tacgaacgtggctaagccagccaaggcgtctgctgctgataacagagcggatgtcctggcaccctgctcttcgtagcacttccctattggttatcttatcttgccaccttattttgaagatccgccttaggcatcggatgTGGAAAACCTGCTATAAGTAGGTTGACCAATtctcacttccgtatagcaaagtgctcatcacacaggtccggtagactaatactttagtattgttagtcggCAATAGGTTGTCCCACACTTTTTGtacaaccgtgacatggtgccccttgctttggctatcctgcTGTTAATGTCTTTATTCTGTAGAGCATTGTTGGATATAATGAGGCCAAGatagcaaaagtgatcaacaatttctagtggttggccatttaTGTTACCTCgaggtgcagtatttgtgttctgaACTAGTATCTTAGTATTCAAAACACAAGAAGCATATCACGGTATTGTTCGTTTAACTCTTTTTCCACCAAAGACACATCTGATAAAATACTTGTCTATATTTCGAGCTCATCTTGAAGTAAATGATGGAATTCACGCTACAGTTGATAGCCTCGAAAAGAATAAGAAAAGAATGAACCAGCTTGTTCAGGTCAAAGTAGATACCTCCGACTTTCATCTCTTCAAATAGTCCATCAGCCAAAAGCAAGGCCGAACGTGGGATCAAGCAGACGATGTATATGCCAGACATTGTCGCAAGCATGGCTATggcatttctttctttgtagTTCAACGAACTCTTTCCGCGAGACTGTGGGTTCGAAACCCTGTGTCTCCATTCAGAATTGGATTTCAGTTTCGAAATCAGGATGGCTGTAAACACCATTAACATCAGCATGGTTAGGTTAGGGAAAAATAACGCATTGACAAGATAGTAGATGTTCATGACCGCCTCTCTGTTCTCCCTATAGTAGACATAGGCAAAGGTTCGATTATAATCCGGCAAATATTTTGAGCCCACATAAACAAGACTGTTTGGCAGAATGACGTAAGCGATCAAAGCGACGAAGATGGAGATGTTTACCACTGTAGCCACACGCCGTGTCATGAGAAGTTTCACCTTCATGGGAAGCACCACACAGAGACATCGCTCGAATGCGGCACAAGCAGTAACAAACCCGCTGACTCTGTTAAAAAAATCATCCACGTAGATTACAAAAAGAAGCATGTGTGGTTTCAGCATGACCAGGCTCGACTCGTCCAGCCAAGGGTTATAGATTTGTAGAATGACCTGATGAGTGATAAGCATACCTAGATCACTGACCGCCAGCGCGGTTAAAGTCACGTTGACACCATCTTTGTAGCCTTGTTTTCTGAAATTGAGTATGTTAATGACATTACCCACAATGCCTACAATGCCAATAGCTTCAGACAAGATTGTAAAATTGACAGTCATGATCACTTTTATCAATATTGGATCGATGATTAGAACTTGTTTTAGTCTTGACGATGCGAGTGTGTTATTCATCGTATGAAATGgaatgttgttttattaaattatattacagTTGTTGTCAAGAGAATTTTTTTCAAACGATTATATAACAATTTTTGTACTagttcaaaaaaatatattcgcTTTTCAGTAggctaatttttattttggcgAATTGTTTTTACAGCTGTTTACATCATTTAACCAGAGAGATACATAATCTTTAACCAAACTTAGGTATATAAATAACTTAATTAGTATTTGTTTAGTTACTGCTCATGTTAAACAAAGTCACCCTTTATAAGAAGAACCTGAGTCAGGCACTAAGAAAAATGTCAACTGTAGACGGCCATTTAAAAAtccatctttttaaaaaaacaaaattttattaaaagaaatttaaatatttacttattAGTTTGAATATGATAGCGATCATAAACTTAAAGTGTCTTATTATTtaagaagaaagctgctcagatcCAAGTTCAGTAGATAGTTGTGGTTGCAGCCTTATGCTTCCCTATGAGTTCACAGAATTACGTAAGTCAGTTTTATTAATCAACTGAAAAGAATAATACGATGACTAACAGTAGCTTTTTTTTCTCGGTATGGGGCAATACTGTGTCTGGTACGAGTGTTACTGACAGCATGCCCACCAAAAATAATGGAGTCCGGCGAAACGAAGTCTTTGTGGCTGCATTATTTTAGTCGGTTGAGTCTCCTGCAGCCAGGTGACACTGCCTAGAGAGGTCGGATATGACTCGCGGGCCGTTTGTTTGGCATCACTTATAGTCTTAAGAGAAATAATACGTACTTATTATTTAGGAGAAATGGATGTCGATCTCACGAGTTGATACTATCCTCGCAATAATAACTGTCTAACAATATAGTATAAAGGAAAATTATGCAAATTAAAGTACACCGAGAATAAACTTTATATGCCAGTATAAAGTAAAGGTTTATTACATACATTGTTGTAATCACCCTCTATAGCTATACAGCAAAAAATAGCATATAATAATATACGATTATCGTTCAGAGTTTGAAAACAGTAGCAAAATTCAGAGACACAAAATTAAGACGTGAGATGcgtataatattttattcatatACATTATAAGCTAACtttgtattatatatttttaatatatttcataTCCCCTTTGagatttttttcatattataatataatgcaAAGCTCGGATATGTATttattcataacaaaagaaatCGTTTTTCTAATGACAAGGGAGCGATGTTTCCCAGAAGTCAGCCTGCCTTTATTGATTGAATGTACATAACAATAACTGAAAGGGAAAGAATTCTTTCAATAGTGGCATAGCCATTAAACAGCTTCCTCAAGGCGTCTCTTCACATCTGTGACTGTGGTCTCtggcatagccaccaaccaggTTCCTCAAGGCGTCTCATCACATCTGTGACTGTGGTCCCTGGTATAATCACAAATCAGGTTCCTCAAGGCACATCTGTGACTGTTGTTTTCTGTTATAGCCACCAACCAGGTTCCTCAAAGGATCTCTTCACATCTGTGACAGTGGTCTCTGGTATAGCTACTAATCAGGTTCCTCAAGGCGTCTCTTCACATCTGTGACTGTGGTCGCTGGTATGGCCACTAATCAGGTTCCTCAAGGCGTCTCTTCACATCTGTGACTATGGTCTCTGAAATAGTCACTAATCAGGTTTTTCAAGGAGTCTTTGTTTTAGGCAAGTCTCTGCAACTGTCCCTACATTTAGCTCTTCTGTTTGACATTTGCAATCAAATGTCGACGCCATGTATTTCTGGATCGTCCTCTATTCCTCTTTCCTTGAAACTTTTAGTTGAAAGGTGTTGTTGACgttggtgacttatagcaccaaactACTGTTAAACAGCTAAACAACACTAATcgtattataatttaattaataaatcctggaataacaaaaaagaactttaaacaaataaataaaaactaaataaaacattcattacaatgtaaacaaatttgagatgaaatgaaataaactgatatttgaACAAATCTAGCTAAAAAACCACGTCTTTACACTCTGACATCCTGGTGTCATCTGGCCGTACTTAACACATTTTAAGAAAGCGCCGCTTATCTTTCATTATTCTAAAAGattaacattaaattaatgctctctctctctatctctacaGCCAACAATAAATACTCCTTTCCCATATTaccaacaaaacacacacacacacacacacattccataaCAAGGGGGGTAACTCAAAATCCCGTCTTTACATTATAGCTCTCTGGAGTCGTCTGGCTTACATAAGCCTATGACCGTGCCGCAAAAatgttgcatcattctacaagactaatattaaattaatgctctctccctctctacaaccaacaataaatactcccttCCCATATGAcctacaaaacacacacaaacataacaCACACCTTAGCAAGGggtttgtcttgtttttttttagacatttgtCTTTAATAGTACACAATTTTTATCTCTGTACTAAAATGTAATCGTGCTATATTGAAATAATGCATCAAACATAAAAGGGCTCATTAGCTTTCAAATGAATCGGGTTATTAAATGATAAAATTTTTAcagataaaagtatttttaatagcttttagGTAATGATAATGAATGGTAAGCTTGTCATAATAAAGATCCAGATTGACGAGTACTCACTGAATCTAGATCAGAtgtttttacataaatatagagCAACACATGTTATCTATCTGTATGAAACATTTATTTGCCAGGAATATTATGTAGAATATTGTTTGACGGAAATTTTACATTGTCATGATGTTTTGTTGAATGTGTATCATAAaatagttttgtattttttttttacagttttgattcttatcttttcttatcttatataatacagacgttacttcaaaaaagaaaatgattacgtcctccGCGTCATTGACCAGTGTGTGGGTAAGGTGAAATGATGCATTCTCTCACAAGAATAAAATTTATCTTAATAGATCTGCCAATCATATCGGTTGAATGTATTCAACATTtactgaaatatttttgttaaatatattaaatttaatttttcaacacaatatttaatgaaaaaaaaaattaaaacgaaaaaaaagctcatttttgttaacattgttgttattgtgaaaaaaaaacaacaaaaaaaatatactaaaacatttttttgttaaactcaaaacctcttttaaTACCCTTCATAATCCGATCATTGTTGGCGATTTTGCCTCACGATGACCTGCCAACAATGCAATCTGAAACTTGGTGACCGTATCACAAAGTCCTCTGAGGTCTCAAGAACTTTACTACAAGGAAAAGTACAAGGCAtgagaagaagaggcagactgaGACATCAATGGGAAGACACCATAAAAGAATTGATGGGTCTGTCACtagattctatcaaaggcaaaaaaaaaaaaataaggaattgaaaaaagaaaacgCCAGCAGATCATTTGTGGTACCCCAAGTGACGTTGTgatcaacattttaaacattttacatttacagCTTTTTCTTTATGTCTTTACAATTTAAGCTTTACATTTAATCTTatatatagtaaagtaaagtatagttcccctttcagaacttgtggtctatagggcagatgatgtaaaggccatctgtttctgtggcccacggttaacgagggtgtcatgtggccagcacaacgaccaacgacctttacttttccccaactaatgtcaggtacccattagagctggctggactcagaggcgcccgaagatcccgaaattaaaaatcccattgtTCGCCAGGATTCGAAAAGCGAtctctggttcggaagccaagcgctttaccgctcggccaccGAACCTCCCTAATCTTATATATAACAAATCAAAATTaatcaatatttttacaaagattatatcaccCTTAGATTATTTCACCCAATCATTCTCGGATCTAGtcgaaattttgcacaatttttagtttaaatagaaaaacatgaatcaataaaagaaattaactattattaaaacaattaatagtagttaattattttgtttgatgccaacaatgaaaataaatactTCAGTAATAAGATATATGGGCTAAATATATGGAGTTTTTTCCCAGTAGATAactgtacatgttatttctactATACCCATTCcaggataaagttgaaactttgaaaatATGTTTATTGTACCAAAGaatgcatgaatcaataaaaaaaaattaacccatttgtcaataaattatttgaaatgaattattttgtttaataccgAAAAAGGGATTTAAATTCTACATTTACAATTTCCAGGGCGTCCTTGACTCTAAATCTTATGTgagcctgacattagttggggaaaataaaggcggttggccgttgtgctggcgtgacactctcgttaaccgctGGCCATAGCAACAGATGAGCCCTctagatctcttttttttatgtccaGATATTTACAATctcagtctttttgttttgtttattcagTAGAAGAAattacattgccaacaacacaagTTCCAGGTTGACACAACAATTAAGGTTAACATTGTTCCGAAACTGTCCAAACCTGAAGGTCAATAGATTGTCCATTGTCCTCTTGTTGTGGATACAAGTACGTACACGAACGAGGTCCTTGACATTGGGAATTTTTTGGAAGGCTCTGTCTTTATTTCCTATGGAAGCTTAAAGGTTCCAAATAGCATATATGTTTTTGTTGGAGCGTTTAACAGTCGACAAGCTTGAATTCATATTGTAGCTGTTTTTATGTCAACAAGGTGGGCTaatcaacgaaaaaaaaagttcctgtACATCACTAAGTCATTAGGTCCCATGCCATTATATACAAGCTGAAGGGTCCTAAGGAACTTTATTACTATGGCCGCTTTCCCTAAATCAGTAGTAGAGGAGCCTCCACACGTGGACAGACCGGTGCGATTTCCAGATGTTAATTTGTCGTCAACGCAAGACTGAGGCCAAGCAGCATTGCAGTAAGCTCATAAGAAGTTCAGAGGtctatatataatctaaataTGATTATGCTTACCAGTGTGTCTGGTCTGGCGTTTATTTTTTCCTCCAAGAAGTCCCGGGACGactaatatttaatttagttGTATTCCTTTACCTATTTAAgtgtttcaatattttgtttttttataacaccAATTATAAGATACAAAACAGGTATTGGTTCTTTTAATATGATTGTTGCAAGGTGTTTTTCGTTTCAATAGAAATCCATATCACTATGTTCTCATCAAATCTACATTAAAAGTTTTTACGCCATTATAGCGcgatatttatgtatttattttaagcGAATATTTGGTTGTGGGAAATGTTCTATAGAATGTTGTGTAGCAGAAATTCTATGTTGTCTTGATGTTCTGCTATATATGTACCATACAACAGATTTTGTTATGTACTTTTTGTTATACGATTGTTGTTGAAATTAAGGTGGTTAgaataaaataatactttttaaccAAACCATTAACGTACCAGTGCCCTCCCCCCATCACCTCTTTGGAATCTCAGAGGGTGATTTTGTTATTCTGTTCCTACTATATATTGTCTTATAAATACAGAGGAGGGGCGGAgcccgagtggtaaagcgcttggctttcaatTCGGATGTCCTGGGTTCGATTCCTGGtctaggatttttatttcgagatctttgggagcctctgagtgcacccagctctaatgggtacctgacatttgttgggaaaaattaaaagcggttggtcattgtgctggccacatgacacctttgttaaccgtaggccacagaaacagatgactgtAATAGTCACACTAAAGGAcagggtgggcaaattacggaccgcgggccacatgcggcccgccagagtgttttatgcggcccgccgacacctacagaaatcaggtgtgcccaaagtatctacatataaaaatgcaaatatattaaaaataatatctatataaattatagaaactgtctcattataaaaaatgtcaagtaaacgaagattatgcttattttttatacatcaatacactgaattcaaaacacaatctctgatcagtattaattcaatgctatgaagaactgtgttgaatgttgggtatgcttggaacaagatggcaagtgtaacagctgatggagctcgatctttgactgagtaaaacagttgttttttttttttattaaaaaatatcccaaccataaactctaaacaggaaagtttgcacaaagctgcataaaattttaatatattattgcCAGCTATGACATAGTAATTTAACTTATAAGAGTTAGTGTTGTTAACCACAAGTCGTTCCGATTTAGGAACAAAATAGTCCAATGTATCCGCtatcttagcatgggcaaggcaaataagaacaatataaaatctcaaggaagaaattatgttacttgaaggacattgactgtgaccttgttaccaatatttctaatgaagacagAATTCATGTGTTTCATAATTACAATTGCAATGGGCCTTTTTGCATAGGAAATttaaatgcatattaaatttttttcaaacaaggctttcccatttctacaagctagcaaaagaaaaaaggttttgtcattttctagTGATTAAAAGTAGAAGACTTAGATTCCTTAAtcttgcaatttataaaagcaaattttaagacgtctagaaccagttttcaataccatcagttCACCATTTAgcacagaagctgattcagctccagatgaCATAACTCCTAGCAAAGAGAAGCCTCAGACAGTACTTCCAcgggagtcttatgggtgccagaagctgtatttcagcacttttaaaaaaatgtgctggtgttcacactatttgggtacacatacatctgttcttcttcttcttctcagttctcattttacatggtggagggttcagatcagtaatcctatatctgagatgaaccgcgcagtggtctCCAAATCAgacagttctccgaatagttttGGTTCTATGGGAGGGCTTTGGGGctagagtcttgttcgggtcgcttgatttagtatgcaccattgaaggacatggtcagcactCTCTGATAATTCTACACAAGGGCAAGTTTCGCTCGTACAGACATTTAACtgccggaacatatattgtctcattcagtgaacaaacttcttttttttgtggaaactaaacaagtataatcactggtctaTTTGaatgactgtaatttgacagcagtcacaagggtaacaactagtaagctagttccacagttccggaacattatgcacgagtgtaaaaagtaaaatactgcacattaagtacaactgtgtatttgtggggatatttttatataaaaagacgacagcaatttaaaaaaaaaatcgtaaaattgatttaaaaaattgctaactcttgttgtaattccttaacgtggagtGTGGAAAAAAGATACGTGAATTTAATACAGAGTAgatatttgaattaaaagacattctataCAGTTAGCTAGATTATCTTTCTAAattgtatatacatatgcggcccgccattcccaaattttatgaaaatgctgccctcgatacaaaaaggttgcccacccctgcactAAAGCATCAAGTGTCTCAAATAATacattgattttattagtcttctttactccagccacttgttctgaATCTGACCctcttttacacacagtcctcaCTTACACACCTTctttgctgttcactcaaccatgtacaatgaaggtcaactggtcatacacaggcacacacacacagcactactAGCCAcgtaaaacacatacacttactatcacaatgacctttatatcgtctgccctatagacataataatgagaacgaggaagaagaaaaagaagttcTCGGAATAAAAAATGTGGCttcggttttgtttttttaacactaTTTAAGCGAAAATTACCTCACCACAAAGTGGTATTCAAAACTtctggcattttacgtctcgagagaagatcttttccctttgcaacttcttgtgtgactaaagaggccaatccttgatacacagctgcgataacaggttgggcatatgtgatcaccaggcgccgttgcattttcagccttctttctgcttctgttgtgtatggcatctgcaatccgtgacccttcctttatgctctctctccatgtagatctatccagtgccacctcttcccagttgccagtgtcgattttgaagaccttcatgtcgcgtttgcatacatccgcataacgtaaaagtgggcaacCAGCGTCTCTCCTGCCTTCTAATAGATCgtcatacaggatgtcctgttgAAGtcaacctactggcattctacgaacgaggcaaagccagccaaggcgtctgctgctgataacagagcgtatgtcctggcatcctgctcttcgtagcactacctcattggttatcttatcttcccactttattttgaagatccgccttaggcatcggatgTGGAAAACCTGCTATAAGTAGGTTGACCAATTCTCACTTCCGaatagcaaagtgctcatcacacaggtccggtagactaaggctttagtattgttagtcagcaatatatTGCCCCACACTTTTTTGtacaaccgtgacatggtgccccttgctttggctatcctgcTGTTAATGTCTTTATTCAGTAGAGCATTGTTGGATATAATGAGGCCAAGATAGCCAAAGTGATCAACAACTTATAGTGGTTGGCCATTTATGTTACGTCgaggtgcagtatttgtgtttTGAACTAGTATCTTAGTATTCAAAACACAAGAATAATATTACAGAATTGTTCGTTTATTTCTTGCTCCACCCAAGACACATCTGATAAAATACTTCTCTATATTTCGAACTCATCTTAAAGTAAATGAAGGAATTCACGCTACAGTTGATAGCCTCGAAAAGAATAAGAAAAGAGTACACAAGTTTGTTCAGGTCAAAGTAGATGCCTCCGACTTTCATCTCCTCAAATAGTCCATCAGCCAAAAGCAAGGCCGAACGTGGGATTAAGCAGATGATGTATATGCCAGACATTGTCGCAAGCATGGCTATGGCGTTTCTTTCTTTGTAGTTCACCGAGTTCTTTCCGCGAGACTGTGGGTTCGAAACCCTGTGTCTCCATTCAGAGTTGGATTTCAGTTTCGTAATCAGGATGACAGTAAACACCATTAACATCAGTATGGTGAGGTTGGGAAAAAATAACGCATTGACAAGATAGTAGATGTTCATGACCGCCTCTCTGTTCTCTGTATAGTAAACATAAGCAAAGGTTCGATTAAAATTTGGCAAATATTTTGAGCCTACGTAGACAAGACTGTTTGGCAGAATGACGTAACCAATCAAAGCGACGAAGATGGAGATGTTTACCACCGTAGCGACACGTCGTGTCATGACAAGTTTCACCTTCATGGGAAGCACCACACAGAGGCAGCGCTCGAAGGCGGCACAGGCTGTAACAAACCCGCTGACTCtgttaaaaaaatcattcacgTAGATTACAAAAAGAAGCATTTGTGGTTTCAGCATGACCAGGCTGGACTCATCCAGCCAAGGGTTATAGATTTGTAGAATTACCTGATGAGTGATAAGCATACCTAGATCACTGACCGCCAGCGCAGTTAAAGTCACGTTGACACCATCTTTGTAGCCTTGTTTTCTGAAGTTGAGTATGCTAATGACATTACCCACAATGCCAACGATTCCAATAGCTTCAGTCAAGATTGTAAAATTAACAGTCAAGATAACTTCGATCAATATTGGATCAATGATTAGAACTTGTTTTAGTCTTGACGATGCGAGTGAGTTATTCATCATTTGAAATGgaatgttgttttattaaaatatattacagGTGATGTTTATAGAGGTTTTTTTACACAAATATGTAACAATTGTGAACTGGTTCAAAATATATCTGTTTTTAATTAGCCAAATATCAATTTTGGCTGGTGAATAGTTATTACACCTTTTTACAGCTGTAGATGTCACTAAAGCAGAGAACTACATAATCTCAAACCAAACTTTCGCATATAGATAAGCAAAGCTGTAATTATTTAGTTGCTGCCCTTGTAGGACAAAGTCACCCTATAAAGGAAAACTTGAGTCAGGCACAAAGGAAAATTGGTCAACTAAGGACGaccattaaaaaaatctatcacttaaaaaaacaaaaacaacatttcattaaaagaaattaaaatatcaacaaaatgTTTCACTTCCAGAATTAGTGTAAATTTGATCATTAACTTGGACTTTTATTTTCCTCATAGTGTCTCATAATTCAAGAAGAAAGcggctcagaaccgagttcggtggagaggtgtggttgcagcccaatgctcccctgggagttcACAGGATTAGGTAAGTTAGTCTTATTAATCAACTGAAAAGAATGGAACGCATCAGCAGACCGATGACTAACTGTAGTTATTTTTTCTCGGCATGGGGCAATACTGTGTCTGGCACGAGTGTTACAGATAGCATGCCCACCAAAAGTAATGGAGTCCGGCGGAACGAAGTCTCCGTGGCTGCATTATTTTAGTCGGTTGAAGTCTCGTGCCGCCAGGTGGCGCTGCTAAGAGAGGGCCAGATATGACTTGCGGGCCGTTTGTTCGGCAACATTTATAGATTTTCAAGAAATAATACATGCTTATTATTTGGAAGCTATTTATGAGCGACTATTACTGAACTATATATTGATCTCACGAGTTAATACTATACTCCAAGCTCCGAAATAATAGTTGACCAACAAtacagtataaaaagaaattaaattatgCTAACAAGAGAACACCGAGAATACATTGTATTTATTTGTCTTAAGTAAAAGGATTTTTGTATTTTAGGTAAAGAGACAGCGTAGGTAAAACAGACGAATtccatatataataatatacaatTATCTTTCAGAATTTGAATCTAGTAGTGAAGTTCAGAAATGATAAATTGAGACGTGCAATGCGTTTAACAATTGATTTATTCTAACTTATTCATTATAAGCtaactttatatttattaatttttttaatttatatccattttgacatttttaaatatgatGCACTAGGTTtgattaaacaaaaaagtaaagtatccctttcagaccttgtgatctatggccATTATCTGACCCACATACAATTCATAAACGTTTATATTTATTCATAACCACAGAAATCTTTTTCCTAATGACAGAGGAGAAATCCTTCTCAGAAGTCAGCCTGCCTTTATTAACA is a genomic window containing:
- the LOC129922572 gene encoding neuropeptides capa receptor-like — protein: MNNSLASSRLKQVLIIDPILIEVILTVNFTILTEAIGIVGIVGNVISILNFRKQGYKDGVNVTLTALAVSDLGMLITHQVILQIYNPWLDESSLVMLKPQMLLFVIYVNDFFNRVSGFVTACAAFERCLCVVLPMKVKLVMTRRVATVVNISIFVALIGYVILPNSLVYVGSKYLPNFNRTFAYVYYTENREAVMNIYYLVNALFFPNLTILMLMVFTVILITKLKSNSEWRHRVSNPQSRGKNSVNYKERNAIAMLATMSGIYIICLIPRSALLLADGLFEEMKVGGIYFDLNKLVYSFLILFEAINCSVNSFIYFKMSSKYREVFYQMCLGWSKK
- the LOC129922571 gene encoding neuropeptides capa receptor-like, with translation MTVNFTILSEAIGIVGIVGNVINILNFRKQGYKDGVNVTLTALAVSDLGMLITHQVILQIYNPWLDESSLVMLKPHMLLFVIYVDDFFNRVSGFVTACAAFERCLCVVLPMKVKLLMTRRVATVVNISIFVALIAYVILPNSLVYVGSKYLPDYNRTFAYVYYRENREAVMNIYYLVNALFFPNLTMLMLMVFTAILISKLKSNSEWRHRVSNPQSRGKSSLNYKERNAIAMLATMSGIYIVCLIPRSALLLADGLFEEMKVGGIYFDLNKLVHSFLILFEAINCSVNSIIYFKMSSKYRQVFYQMCLWWKKS